In Cryptococcus tetragattii IND107 chromosome 5, whole genome shotgun sequence, one genomic interval encodes:
- a CDS encoding ribonucleoside-diphosphate reductase large subunit, with protein MVMWIYKRDGRKEPVAFDKVTARINKLSYGLDPNFVEPAEITQKVVQGIHAGITTVELDNLAAETAAYLTTKHPDYAILAARIAISNLHKETKKVFSAVVHDLHAWVNPKTGKHSPMIDDEVYKVVMDNKDILDSAIIYDRDFAYNYFGFKTLERSYLLRINGKIVERPQHMIMRVAVGIHGANIDKVIETYNLMSERYFTHASPTLFNAGTPRPQMSSCFLVAMKDDSIDGIYDTLKTCAQISKTAGGIGLHIHNIRAKGSYIAGTNGYSNGIIPMLRAYDATARYVDQGGNKRPGAFAIYLEPWHADVFDFIDLRKNHGKEEVRARDLFYALWIPDLFMKRVESDGDWTLMCPAECPGLADVYGEEFEKLYESYERQGKGRKTIKAQKLWFAILEAQTETGVPYICYKDAANSKSNQKHLGTIKSSNLCTEIMEYSSPDEVAVCNLASLALPAFVDLERRVYDFKKLHEITKVVTKNLDTVITRNYYPVPEARNSNMRHRPVGLGVQGLADAFMALRMPFDSLEARELNIQIFETIYHAALEASCELAEEQGTYESYEGSPLSKGILQYDMWGRVPTDLWDWTELKAKIAQHGVRNSLLVAPMPTASTSQILGWNECFEPYTSMLYARRVLSGDFQVVCPWLLRDLINLDLWDDNMKQLIIAAGGSIQSIPNIPDDLKKIYRTVWEISQKAVIDLAADRGAFIDQSQSLNIHLSNPSFPQLTSMHFYGWKRGLKTGCYYLRTRPSANAIQFTVDASTLKTAKNLSSSAKPSPTPSPAPGVGRATADSLVQPMRKVTIATTASHHPPQPNEASDSRSRDRSPQPSEEEEITYEEAKRRAEERAEAALQCSIENKDACLMCSG; from the exons ATGGTGATGTGGATTTACAAGCGCGATGGGCGCAAGGAGCCTG TGGCTTTTGACAAG GTTACTGCACGA ATCAACAAACTTTCATACGGTCTTGATCCCAACTTCGTCGAGCCCGCCGAGATCACCCAGAAGGTCGTTCAAGGTATCCATGCTGGTATTACCACTGTTGAGCTCGAC AATCTCGCAGCGGAGACTGCCGCTTACCTTACCACCAAGCACCCTGATTATGCTATTCTTGCTGCTCGAAtcgccatctccaaccttcACAAGGAGACCAAGAAGGTTTTCTCTGCCGTCGTGCATGATCTCCATGCATGGGTTAATCCCAAAACCGGCAAGCATTCTCCcatgattgatgatgaggtttACAAGGTTGTCATGGACAACAAAGATATCCTTGACTCCGCCATTATCTATGACAGAGACTTTGCCTACAACTACTTTGGTTTCAAGACTCTTGAGAGATCATACCTTCTCAGGATCAATGGCAAGATTGTCGAGCGCCCTCAGCACATGATCATGCGAGTCGCCGTTGGTATCCACGGTGCCAACATTGACAAAGTGATCGAGACTTACAACCTCATGTCTGAAAGGTATTTCACCCATGCTTCCCCTACT CTTTTCAATGCCGGTACTCCCCGCCCCCAGATGTCATCATGCTTCCTCGTAGCCATGAAGGATGATTCCATTGATGGTATCTACGATACTCTCAAGACCTGTGCTCAGATCTCCAAGACGGCTGGTGGTATTGGTCTTCACATTCACAATATCCGTGCGAAGGGCTCCTACATTGCCGGTACCAACGGTTACTCTAACGGTATTATTCCTATGCTCCGAGCTTATGACGCCACTGCTCGATACGTTGACCAAGGTGGTAACAAGCGTCCTGGGGCCTTCGCCATTTATCTTGAGCCCTGGCACGCTGATGTATTTGATTTCATTGACTTAAGGAAGAACCATGGTAAGGAGGAGGTACGAGCTCGTGATCTTTTCTACGCCCTCTGGATCCCCGATCTTTTCATGAAGCGTGTCGAATCCGATGGGGACTGGACCCTTATGTGTCCCGCCGAGTGTCCTGGACTTGCCGACGTATACGGAGAAGAATTTGAGAAGCTTTACGAGAGCTATGAGAGGCAGGGTAAGGGGAGGAAAACTATCAAAGCCCAGAAGCTTTGGTTCGCTATCCTCGAGGCTCAGACAGAGACTGGTGTCCCTTACATCTGTTATAAGGATGCCGCCAACTCCAAGTCCAACCAAAAGCACCTTGGTACCATTAAGTCCAGTAATCTCTGTACTGAAATTATGGAGTATTCTTCTCCCGATGAGGTTGCCGTCTGTAACCTCgcttctcttgctcttcctgcctTCGTGGATCTTGAACGTCGCGTCTACGACTTCAAGAAGCTGCATGAGATTACCAAGGTTGTTACCAAGAACCTTGACACTGTCATTACCCGTAACTATTATCCAGTGCCTGAGGCCCGCAACTCCAACATGCGCCATCGACCTGTTGGCCTTGGAGTCCAAGGTCTTGCCGACGCTTTCATGGCCCTTCGCATGCCGTTCGACTCTCTTGAGGCCAGGGAGCTCAATATCCAGATCTTCGAGACCATCTATCACGCGGCGCTTGAGGCTTCATGCGAACTTGCTGAGGAGCAGGGTACCTACGAGTCTTACGAAGGTTCTCCCCTTTCTAAAGGTATCCTTCAGTACGACATGTGGGGCCGTGTTCCCACCGATCTTTGGGATTGGACAGAGTTGAAGGCCAAGATCGCACAGCACGGTGTGAGGAACTCTTTGCTCGTCGCCCCTATGCCTACTGCCTCAACTTCCCAAATTTTGGGTTGGAACGAATG CTTTGAACCTTATACCTCCATGCTTTACGCTCGACGAGTACTTTCTGGCGATTTCCAAGTGGTCTGCCCTTGGTTGTTGCGAGACCTTATCAACCTTGATCTTTGGGACGATAACATGAAGCAACTTATCATTGCCGCCGGCGGTTCCATTCAGTCCATCCCCAACATCCCTGATGATCTCAAAAAGATTTATCGAACTGTCTGGGAGATTTCGCAGAAGGCTGTCATCGACCTTGCAGCTGACCGAGGAGCTTTCATTGACCAGTCCCAGTCCCTTaacatccatctctccaacccctctttccctcagCTCACTTCCATGCACTTCTATGGATGGAAGCGAGGTCTCAAGACAGGTTGCTACTACCTTCGAACCCGACCTTCCGCCAATGCCATCCAGTTTACTGTTGATGCTTCCACTCTCAAGACTGCAAAGAACCTCAGCTCCAGTGCGAAACCCTCTCCAaccccttctcctgctcCCGGCGTTGGTCGTGCCACTGCAGACAGTCTCGTACAACCCATGAGGAAGGTCACTATTGCCACCACTGCTTCCCATCACCCCCCTCAGCCTAATGAAGCAAGTGACTCTAGGTCCCGTGACAGGAGCCCTCAGCCtagcgaggaagaggagatcaCTTACGAAGAGGCAAAGAGGCGTGCTGAAGAGCGGGCCGAAGCGGCGTTGCAATGTAGCATTGAGAACAAGGATGCCTGTCTCATGTGCTCTGGATAG
- a CDS encoding eukaryotic translation initiation factor 3 subunit A: MPPIYVKPENALKRSEELLALGTPQSQQQAFDNLVEVFQSKRFKQTPINVLEPIVAKFIDLCVALNRKAHAKSGLLVFKSAAQTTNIAAIERVLNHFIAEAETRLAAAVEQAKKEVAALPDVPVVDDDLPLQPASLMLDCFVDSAGDRERIERRLIAPAQKFCWDAYDICLDIAKSNDRLEIIYQSIAHRAFNFCKVHQRKADFRRLCEQRLRKDLANAAKYSHQQHAINLSDPETLGRFLDTRFLQLETAVELELWQEAFRSVEDVHGLIAGRKGIKPSMMANYYEKLTEIFKAEGGKQTAVFHAAAWARYFQHAERAGIVNDKASGCVLLSALAVPLGEVEVKQRLVALLNLPKTPTREALVQDAAAKHLKRVPADIRQIYKILEADFEPTTASKVLAPLITSLSPEYQPYLPALRDVVLSRLLQALAQVYDSVTLSHILDLVKPLDNTPWATDMSSLEKFLVTACRRGDIRASVDHVAQTITFVSAPPDANGLQTLAVCLYNTIQYLNPSRLAPVSRSDAFAAAIAQAEEERKAASHKRQIVIRRRELLEEAKLRREKEASTALAERLKIKAEEDARRAKEEAKQAEIDRVRKQIHETKQAEAMQLAASLAAQGALKVDISNIEDLDSSKLVAMQVEQLAKEKKELSERLRIVGKRVDHLERAMRKEERPLLAQDYERQKAEDRAAHDRANQIAREQAIEQQRAAKELKQRLGRMLEDYEAVKERVESQMQEELKAAKEEAKRKIEEEKAQLREKIIRRKREEKERKLEEAREAEERTRREEEEAAQKAEEEARVAAAREAEAAAAEQRRAEREAQRQSDLERIRAQQEREEEALRRRQAEKAASGGAYRPPARAGATPPAASPAPSSGGPSWLARRKAMEAQTGGAPAASSPKPVPSDSAAASAPASNGPESIAGEPEKPALTGSVWRRGMGARRGMPSTRGGA, from the exons ATGCCCCCCATCTACGTCAAGCCAGAGAACGCCCTCAAG CGCTCAGAGGAGCTCCTCGCCCTCGGCACACCTCAATCTCAGCAGCAAGCCTTTGACAACCTCGTCGAAGTTTTCCAATC AAAACGGTTCAAGCAGACTCCCATCAACGTCCTTGAGCCTATCGTCGCCAAGTTTATTGATCTCTGTGTCGCTCTCAACCGCAAGGCTCATGCCAAATCCGGTCTTCTTGTTTTCAAGTCTGCTGCTCAGACCACAAATATCGCTGCCATCGAGAGGGTATTGAACCACTTTATTGCCGAGGCTGAGACGCGTCTTGCTGCAGCCGTCGAGCAAGCTAAGAAGGAGGTTGCTGCTTTACCCGATGTTCCCGTTGTCGACGACGATCTGCCCCTTCAACCGGCTTCTCTTATGCTTGACTGCTTCGTTGACAGTGCTGGCGACAGGGAAAGGATTGAGCGAAGATTGATTGCCCCCGCGCAAAAGTTCTGCTGGGATGCTTACGACATTTGTCTCGATATCGCTAAGAGCAACGACAGACTCGAGATCATCTACCAATCTATCGCCCACCGTGCGTTCAACTTCTGCAAGGTTCACCAGCGCAAGGCCGACTTCCGTCGTTTGTGTGAGCAGCGACTGCGAAAGGATCTTGCCAACGCTGCCAAGTACAGCCACCAGCAACACGCCATCAACCTTTCCGACCCCGAGACTCTCGGCCGCTTCCTTGACACCCGTTTCCTTCAACTTGAAACTGCTGTTGAGCTCGAGCTTTGGCAGGAGGCTTTCCGTTCCGTTGAGGATGTCCACGGTTTGATTGCGGGAAGGAAGGGTATCAAGCCTTCCATGATGGCCAACTACTATGAAAAGTTGACTGAGATCTTCAAGGCCGAGGGCGGTAAGCAGACTGCTGTCTTCCACGCTGCTGCTTGGGCTAGGTACTTCCAGCATGCTGAGAGAGCCGGTATTGTCAATGACAAGGCTTCTGGCTGCGTCTTGCTTTCTGCCCTTGCCGTTCCTCTTGGTGAAGTGGAGGTTAAGCAGAGGCTCGTTGCCCTGCTCAACCTCCCCAAGACGCCTACTCGTGAAGCTCTTGTTCAAGATGCTGCTGCCAAGCACCTCAAGCGCGTGCCCGCCGATATCCGACAGATTTACAAGATCCTTGAAGCCGACTTTGAACCTACCACTGCTTCCAAGGTTCTTGCTCCTCTCATTACTAGCCTCTCTCCTGAGTATCAACCTTACCTCCCTGCGCTTCGCGATGTTGTTCTCTCTCGTCTGCTCCAAGCTCTTGCTCAAGTGTACGACTCTGTCACTCTTTCCCACATCCTTGACCTCGTCAAGCCCCTCGATAACACTCCTTGGGCCACCGACATGTCTTCCCTTGAAAAGTTCCTTGTCACCGCTTGCCGACGCGGTGACATTCGTGCATCCGTTGACCACGTTGCGCAGACCATCACCTTTGTTTCTGCTCCTCCCGACGCCAACGGCCTTCAGACCCTTGCCGTCTGTCTCTACAACACTATCCAGTACCTCAACCCCTCTCGTCTTGCTCCCGTTTCTCGATCCGACGCTTTCGCCGCTGCCATCGCTCAggccgaggaagagcgCAAGGCTGCTAGCCACAAGCGACAGATCGTCATTCGACGGCGTGAGCTTTTGGAGGAAGCCAAGCTTCGtcgagagaaggaggcttCTACTGCCCTCGCTGAGCGTCTCAAGATCAAGGCCGAAGAGGATGCTCGTCGAGCTAAGGAGGAGGCCAAACAGGCTGAAATTGACCGAGTTCGCAAGCAGATCCACGAGACTAAGCAGGCTGAGGCCATGCAGCTCGCTGCTTCCCTTGCTGCCCAAGGTGCCCTCAAGGTCGATATCTCCAACATTGAAGACCTCGACTCTTCCAAGCTTGTGGCCATGCAGGTTGAGCAGCTTgccaaagagaaaaaggagctTTCTGAGAGGTTGCGTATCGTCGGCAAGAGGGTCGACCACCTCGAGCGTgcgatgaggaaggaggagagacCGTTATTGGCCCAGGATTATGAACGTCAGAAGGCCGAGGACCGAGCGGCTCACGATAGGGCTAACCAGATTGCTCGAGAACAGGCCATTGAGCAGCAGAGGGCTGCCAAGGAGTTGAAGCAGAGATTGGGTAGGATGTTGGAGGACTACGAGGCTGTCAAGGAACGCGTTGAGTCTCAGATGCAGGAGGAGTTGAAGGctgccaaagaagaggctAAGAGAaagattgaggaagaaaaggcgcagttgagagagaagatcattagaaggaaaagggaagagaaagagaggaagctCGAGGAAGCCAGAGAAGCTGAGGAGAGGACGCGACGAGAGGAAG AGGAGGCTGCTCAgaaggctgaagaagaagctcgcGTTGCTGCGGCTCGTGAGGCTgaagctgctgccgctgaACAACGTCGAGCCGAACGTGAAGCTCAACGTCAATCAGACCTCGAACGTATCCGAGCTCAGCaagaacgagaagaagaggctcTTCGTCGACGACAAGCCGAAAAAGCCGCAAGTGGCGGTGCCTACAGACCACCTGCTCGTGCTGGTGCTACTCCTCCGGCGGCTTCACCAGCTCCTTCAAGTGGTGGTCCTTCATGGTTGGCTCGACGAAAGGCCATGGAGGCTCAAACCGGCGGCGCCCCTGCGGCCAGTTCGCCCAAGCCAGTGCCTTCCGATTCTGCCGCGGCATCTGCTCCCGCGTCCAACGGCCCTGAGAGCATTGCCGGTGAACCTGAGAAACCCGCCTTAACTGGAAGTgtatggaggagaggtaTGGGAGCAAGGAGGGGTATGCCTTCCACCAGAGGTGGGGCTTAG